One Gemmatimonadota bacterium genomic region harbors:
- the rsmB gene encoding 16S rRNA (cytosine(967)-C(5))-methyltransferase RsmB, with amino-acid sequence MITHARPRPRQSVTPSRIAAAAIMRGVRQGQLLDQAFDGAVRNLDARDRRWVQELCWGAMRTRGLLDSWLADRVKGGLDRLDPDLVDQLRLGAYQLRFMDSVPPYAAIGQTVELVKDVVGMGAAGLANAVLRRLDRERATLDDLPSDPDAVTQLAVRHSHPRWLVARWVSRWGAEVTQALLAANNMEAPLGIRPVGTDAERLALHDALTQAGLQVQQAPFALEGWEVRGASVIPDLPGFSEGAFFVQDPAAALVALYAAVPAGAIVLDLCAAPGGKAIALSRTARLVVAADRAPARLARVGDNVKRLHIDNIYGVVADALEPPVAAVDAVLVDAPCSGTGTFRRHPDARWRLKPSDLAVTCDAQREILAAASRCVRPGGLLVYSTCSLEWEENEGMVAAFLQSHPAFVLEPPTAGTVSADTVRDGYLNVLPILAGTDGAFAARLRRRGVDA; translated from the coding sequence ATGATCACCCACGCCCGTCCCCGCCCCCGCCAGTCCGTGACCCCGTCACGGATTGCGGCGGCCGCGATCATGCGCGGCGTTCGACAGGGTCAGCTCCTGGACCAGGCGTTCGACGGGGCCGTGAGGAACCTGGATGCGCGTGACCGGCGATGGGTCCAGGAGCTGTGTTGGGGCGCCATGCGGACACGCGGCCTTCTCGACAGCTGGCTGGCCGACCGGGTAAAGGGGGGACTGGACCGCCTCGATCCCGACCTGGTTGATCAGCTGCGCCTGGGGGCGTACCAGCTCCGGTTCATGGATTCCGTCCCGCCGTACGCCGCCATCGGGCAAACGGTGGAGTTGGTGAAAGACGTGGTTGGTATGGGCGCCGCCGGGCTGGCGAATGCCGTGCTGCGACGACTGGACCGTGAGCGGGCCACCCTGGACGACCTCCCCAGCGATCCCGACGCCGTCACGCAACTGGCCGTGCGACACTCCCACCCGCGTTGGCTCGTGGCGCGCTGGGTGTCTCGCTGGGGCGCCGAGGTCACACAGGCCCTGCTGGCGGCCAACAACATGGAGGCGCCGCTCGGCATTCGCCCTGTAGGCACGGACGCGGAGCGCCTCGCCTTGCACGATGCGCTCACCCAAGCCGGGCTGCAGGTCCAACAGGCCCCGTTTGCGCTGGAGGGATGGGAGGTGCGGGGGGCCAGTGTGATCCCCGACCTCCCCGGGTTCTCCGAGGGGGCGTTCTTCGTGCAAGATCCTGCGGCTGCCCTGGTCGCGTTATACGCGGCGGTGCCGGCAGGTGCGATCGTCCTCGACCTCTGTGCGGCCCCCGGGGGCAAGGCGATCGCGCTCTCACGCACGGCCCGGCTCGTCGTCGCGGCGGACCGCGCCCCCGCCCGCCTGGCCCGTGTGGGCGACAACGTGAAGCGGCTACACATTGACAACATCTACGGGGTCGTCGCGGATGCCCTGGAACCTCCCGTCGCGGCCGTCGATGCCGTCCTCGTCGACGCCCCATGCAGCGGAACGGGCACCTTCCGGCGCCACCCCGATGCCCGGTGGCGGCTCAAGCCGTCTGACCTCGCCGTGACCTGCGACGCCCAACGCGAGATCCTCGCGGCCGCGTCCCGCTGCGTGCGACCCGGTGGGCTCCTTGTGTATTCGACGTGCTCCCTCGAATGGGAGGAGAACGAGGGGATGGTGGCGGCCTTCCTGCAGTCGCATCCCGCGTTTGTCCTGGAGCCCCCCACCGCGGGCACGGTATCCGCGGACACCGTGCGAGACGGATACCTGAACGTGTTGCCCATCCTCGCCGGCACGGACGGCGCGTTTGCCGCGCGCCTGAGGCGACGGGGCGTCGACGCATGA
- a CDS encoding PASTA domain-containing protein gives MSARSAGARRWLPYAIAGASGFLVAFAAMAILLLPGGGAAPVSVQVPTVIGLSYTDAERRLASGGLVATLGRERPAADAPKNTVLAQVPAAGEAADRGSAVVLDVSEGVDRVVIPALSGLSRDDATRALTDAGLALGEATEQPSDTARGTVLASSPPVGYTVPRGTRVAVTVSAGPVELSLPDIVGRDLVTARGLLEQLGLQLAPLEYDSTSTLPAGTVVAQTPAAGSTVTASTPITLRIVGRP, from the coding sequence ATGAGCGCGCGATCGGCCGGAGCCCGACGTTGGCTTCCCTACGCGATCGCCGGTGCCTCAGGGTTCCTGGTAGCCTTCGCTGCGATGGCGATCCTCTTGCTTCCCGGCGGCGGGGCCGCGCCAGTCAGCGTGCAGGTCCCAACGGTCATCGGCCTGTCGTACACCGATGCGGAGCGCCGCCTGGCGTCGGGGGGGCTGGTCGCCACGCTGGGCCGCGAGCGGCCGGCCGCCGATGCGCCGAAGAACACGGTCCTCGCCCAGGTGCCGGCGGCGGGTGAGGCCGCGGACCGCGGCAGCGCGGTCGTGCTGGACGTCTCCGAGGGGGTCGATCGCGTGGTGATTCCCGCGCTGTCGGGCTTGTCCCGTGACGACGCCACCCGCGCCCTCACCGATGCTGGACTCGCGTTAGGCGAGGCCACCGAGCAGCCGTCGGATACCGCGCGGGGAACGGTCCTCGCCTCGTCCCCCCCAGTGGGCTATACAGTCCCCAGGGGCACGCGCGTCGCCGTCACGGTTAGCGCCGGACCTGTTGAGCTGTCCCTGCCCGATATCGTGGGCCGCGACCTGGTGACGGCGCGTGGACTGCTGGAACAGCTCGGCCTTCAACTCGCCCCGCTGGAGTACGACTCGACGTCGACATTGCCCGCCGGGACCGTGGTCGCGCAGACACCGGCCGCCGGCAGCACCGTCACCGCGAGTACGCCTATCACCCTTCGTATTGTCGGCCGCCCATGA
- the queA gene encoding tRNA preQ1(34) S-adenosylmethionine ribosyltransferase-isomerase QueA produces MEPPGGAERRTSAYDFQLPPELIATEPATRRDDSRLLVVRRASRTIEHRHFREIVELVPPGDALVVNTSRVLRARLLGTRPSGAPAEVLLVRDLGADRWEAMVNPGNKLRPGRVVRVAAGFDLTIESITDRGTRVVRLRSTEGPTADAIDRYGHVPLPPYIERAAHRADAERYQTVYAREPGSVAAPTAGLHFTPELLRNIRDRGARHLEVVLHVGPGTFKPIDVEDPADHLMHEEWCAVSPDTAAAITATRASGGHVWAVGTTSVRTLETMADGTGGVRAGAADTRVFIREGYRWQVVDRLITNFHLPKSTLIMLVAAFAGYDLTMEAYHEAIRARYRFYSYGDAMVIL; encoded by the coding sequence GTGGAGCCACCCGGCGGGGCGGAGCGCCGCACCTCCGCCTACGACTTCCAGTTGCCGCCGGAGCTCATCGCGACCGAACCGGCCACGCGACGCGACGACAGCCGGCTGCTCGTGGTGCGCCGCGCGTCACGCACCATCGAGCACCGCCATTTTCGCGAGATCGTTGAGTTGGTCCCGCCGGGCGACGCGCTCGTCGTCAATACCAGTCGGGTCCTGCGGGCCCGGCTGCTCGGCACCCGCCCCTCCGGAGCCCCCGCCGAGGTGCTGCTCGTGCGTGACCTTGGCGCGGACCGCTGGGAAGCCATGGTCAACCCTGGCAACAAGCTGCGACCAGGACGGGTGGTCCGTGTGGCTGCGGGATTCGACCTGACGATCGAGTCCATCACCGACCGCGGGACGCGGGTCGTCAGGCTCCGGAGCACGGAGGGCCCAACCGCCGACGCGATCGACCGGTATGGACATGTCCCGCTCCCTCCCTACATCGAGCGTGCAGCCCACCGGGCTGACGCGGAGCGATACCAAACGGTCTACGCACGAGAACCGGGATCGGTCGCCGCCCCCACGGCGGGCCTGCACTTCACCCCCGAGCTCCTCCGCAACATCCGTGACCGCGGCGCGCGGCACCTGGAGGTGGTGCTCCACGTTGGGCCCGGGACCTTCAAGCCCATCGACGTGGAGGACCCGGCGGATCACCTGATGCACGAGGAATGGTGCGCGGTGAGTCCGGACACCGCGGCGGCGATCACGGCCACCCGTGCGTCGGGGGGCCACGTCTGGGCCGTGGGAACAACCTCCGTCCGCACCCTGGAGACCATGGCCGACGGTACCGGCGGGGTGCGAGCCGGTGCGGCGGACACGCGGGTCTTCATCCGCGAAGGATACCGTTGGCAGGTGGTGGATCGACTCATCACCAACTTCCATTTGCCGAAGTCCACCCTCATCATGCTGGTGGCTGCGTTCGCCGGGTACGACCTCACCATGGAGGCCTACCATGAGGCGATTCGTGCGCGTTACCGCTTCTACTCGTATGGCGATGCGATGGTCATTCTGTAG
- a CDS encoding helix-turn-helix transcriptional regulator, translating to MVVHPSLSNAALDQLFHALADTTRRDIIARLMGGEHATVTSLASRYDMSFAAVQKHVSVLEEAGLVTKHPQGRERIVRGNPERLARARALLSTLEQLWSARFSQLDAILAEPPRRTD from the coding sequence ATGGTTGTACATCCCTCTCTCTCCAACGCCGCGCTCGATCAGCTCTTCCATGCACTCGCCGACACGACCAGGCGCGATATCATCGCGCGACTCATGGGCGGCGAACATGCGACGGTCACGTCGCTCGCGTCGCGGTACGACATGTCCTTCGCGGCCGTGCAGAAACACGTCTCCGTGTTGGAGGAGGCCGGGCTGGTGACCAAGCATCCTCAGGGTCGCGAGCGCATCGTGCGCGGGAATCCCGAGCGACTCGCCCGCGCCCGCGCCCTCCTCTCTACCCTCGAACAGCTCTGGAGCGCCCGCTTCAGCCAGCTCGACGCCATCCTCGCTGAACCCCCTCGCCGCACAGACTAA
- a CDS encoding methionyl-tRNA formyltransferase, which yields MRILFWGTPEFATPPLRALLGEGHDVIGVVTQPDRPQGRSRSTLVPSPVKAIAEEEGIPVMQPAQPRDPEFLEAVRLLAPDLSVVVAYGHILSRAIIELPTMGTWNIHASLLPRWRGAAPIQAAILAGDSESGVTIMRMVPKLDAGAILLQAPTPVLPDETGGELTERLSELGAMALIEALTLASLGAALTETPQDESLVTYAPKLDRDSARIRWTAPAVEVARAIRAYDPRPGAWTTLRGIDTRISGVTLVPDAAAEPGTVLAVEEHGAVVACASGGVRIGYLQPAGKRRMAALDLAQGRQLNTADVLS from the coding sequence GTGCGCATCCTGTTCTGGGGCACTCCCGAGTTTGCCACCCCGCCGCTCCGCGCGCTGCTGGGCGAGGGGCACGACGTCATCGGCGTGGTCACACAGCCCGATCGGCCCCAGGGAAGGAGTCGCAGCACCCTGGTGCCTTCCCCGGTCAAGGCGATCGCCGAGGAAGAGGGGATCCCGGTCATGCAGCCCGCGCAACCGCGTGACCCGGAGTTCCTTGAGGCGGTGCGATTGCTGGCGCCGGACCTCTCGGTGGTGGTCGCCTATGGCCATATCCTGTCGCGCGCGATCATTGAGCTGCCAACGATGGGGACGTGGAACATCCATGCATCCCTGCTACCGCGCTGGCGTGGCGCCGCGCCCATCCAGGCCGCGATCCTCGCCGGGGACAGCGAGTCGGGCGTCACGATCATGCGGATGGTGCCCAAGCTGGATGCCGGGGCCATCCTGTTGCAGGCGCCGACCCCTGTGCTTCCCGACGAAACCGGTGGCGAACTCACCGAGCGGCTCTCCGAACTCGGGGCCATGGCCCTCATCGAGGCACTGACACTGGCATCGTTAGGCGCTGCCCTCACCGAGACCCCACAGGACGAGTCCCTCGTCACCTACGCTCCCAAGCTCGATCGGGACTCCGCCCGCATCCGGTGGACGGCGCCAGCGGTGGAGGTCGCCCGCGCGATTCGCGCTTATGACCCGCGTCCGGGGGCGTGGACCACGCTGCGCGGCATCGATACCCGCATCAGCGGCGTGACCCTCGTGCCCGACGCCGCAGCCGAACCGGGCACGGTGCTCGCCGTGGAAGAACATGGGGCCGTGGTCGCCTGTGCCTCCGGCGGCGTCCGTATCGGCTATCTCCAGCCCGCGGGCAAGCGACGTATGGCCGCCCTCGACCTGGCCCAGGGTCGTCAACTCAACACGGCCGACGTCCTGAGCTGA
- a CDS encoding ribulose-phosphate 3-epimerase: MTVRIAPSILSADFARLGDEIAMCVEGGADWIHIDVMDGCFVPNLTYGAKVIETVRRLTALPLDVHLMVVEPEKYFQDFVSAGADVLTIHQEAAPHLHRQLARIRELGARAGVALNPSTPVATLADVVDDIDLLLVMTVNPGFGGQRFIERSVEKIAQARALLNARGRAAAIEVDGGITRDTITRCWRAGADTFVAGNAVFAAADPRAEIAALRARCSEVA; the protein is encoded by the coding sequence ATGACCGTGCGTATCGCTCCCTCGATCCTCAGTGCTGACTTTGCGCGGTTGGGCGACGAGATCGCCATGTGCGTCGAGGGGGGCGCCGACTGGATCCATATCGACGTCATGGATGGCTGTTTTGTCCCCAACCTGACGTATGGGGCCAAGGTGATCGAGACCGTGCGCCGCTTGACCGCGCTGCCGCTGGATGTCCACCTGATGGTGGTCGAACCGGAGAAGTACTTCCAGGACTTCGTGTCGGCGGGAGCCGACGTACTGACGATCCACCAGGAGGCGGCCCCCCACCTGCATCGGCAGCTGGCCCGCATCCGCGAGTTGGGGGCACGGGCCGGGGTCGCCCTCAACCCATCGACGCCGGTCGCCACACTGGCGGACGTGGTTGATGACATTGACCTCCTCCTGGTGATGACGGTCAACCCGGGATTCGGCGGGCAGCGGTTCATCGAGCGGTCCGTCGAGAAGATCGCCCAGGCGCGGGCCTTGCTGAACGCCCGCGGGCGAGCGGCCGCTATCGAGGTAGACGGTGGCATCACGCGCGACACCATTACGCGGTGCTGGCGGGCCGGCGCCGACACCTTTGTGGCGGGCAATGCGGTATTCGCCGCCGCCGATCCCCGGGCCGAAATCGCCGCCCTTCGCGCGCGGTGCAGCGAGGTCGCGTGA
- a CDS encoding TlpA family protein disulfide reductase — protein sequence MTRRVPLVLLGLALLSVGAWYGWRSAANTGVAPGTPAPDFAGAVLGSPDRLKGIADYRGEVVVINLWATWCVPCVTEMPSIQRLYERYRDRGLHVVGIAVDDPPFADRVAAFVRERGITFEILHEGSGKVELDYQTRGIPATYVVARDGRLRMIRQGAADWDSPAVHGVIEQLLASPRP from the coding sequence GTGACACGGCGAGTGCCCCTCGTCCTCCTGGGGCTCGCGCTGCTCAGTGTCGGTGCCTGGTATGGATGGCGCTCAGCGGCGAACACCGGCGTGGCTCCCGGAACCCCCGCACCAGACTTTGCGGGTGCGGTCCTCGGCAGCCCAGATCGCCTCAAGGGGATCGCCGATTACCGCGGTGAGGTCGTCGTCATCAACCTCTGGGCGACCTGGTGCGTCCCCTGCGTCACGGAGATGCCCAGCATCCAGCGCCTGTACGAGCGCTACCGGGACCGCGGGTTGCACGTGGTCGGCATCGCCGTGGACGACCCGCCGTTCGCCGACCGGGTGGCGGCCTTCGTGCGTGAACGCGGCATCACGTTCGAGATCCTCCACGAGGGCAGCGGCAAGGTGGAGTTGGACTACCAGACCCGAGGCATCCCGGCGACTTACGTCGTCGCACGCGACGGGCGACTGCGCATGATCCGGCAGGGCGCCGCGGACTGGGACAGCCCGGCGGTCCACGGGGTCATCGAGCAACTCCTCGCATCCCCGCGCCCGTGA
- the def gene encoding peptide deformylase: MSLLPIHLLGDPILREETVPVTEFTDDLRALVEDMFETMYAASGIGLAAPQVGRRERLAVVDVEGAKYAIINPEIVLAEGKARAEEACLSFPDVYGTVERATRVIVQAQDVHGTPFEVEATDLLARCFQHEIDHLHGKLFIDYLSYLKRRAALAEWDELRKQYTGNIRHLKSGVPEQVDPEHPEAGM; the protein is encoded by the coding sequence ATGAGCCTGCTGCCGATCCATCTCCTCGGCGATCCCATCCTGCGCGAGGAAACGGTCCCGGTGACGGAGTTCACCGACGACCTGCGCGCCCTCGTCGAGGACATGTTCGAGACGATGTATGCCGCCAGCGGGATCGGGCTCGCGGCACCCCAGGTGGGGCGCCGTGAACGCCTGGCCGTCGTGGATGTGGAAGGCGCGAAGTACGCGATCATCAACCCGGAGATCGTGCTCGCCGAGGGCAAGGCGCGCGCGGAGGAAGCCTGCCTCTCCTTCCCCGATGTGTATGGCACCGTCGAGCGCGCGACGCGCGTGATCGTGCAGGCGCAGGACGTCCATGGCACCCCCTTTGAGGTCGAGGCAACCGACCTCCTCGCGCGATGCTTCCAGCACGAGATCGACCATCTTCACGGCAAGCTCTTCATCGACTACCTCAGCTACCTCAAGCGTCGGGCCGCCCTCGCCGAGTGGGACGAGCTGCGCAAGCAATACACGGGGAACATCCGACACCTCAAGTCCGGCGTGCCGGAGCAGGTCGATCCGGAGCACCCTGAAGCCGGCATGTAG
- a CDS encoding SRPBCC domain-containing protein has translation MPITSVSSDPATLTLTVTAEYPVPVERLWDAYADPRQLERFWGPEQWPATFTRHDMAVGGHSHYYMTGPDGTRAGGWFRFLAIEPHRVIEVEDGFSDDAGQPNAAMPTMKMTFTFEPTAQGSRFISVTRFPSVEAMEQLVQMGMMEGMQSAMGQIDAVLADLKTFAAGLATEAQLLNDTQVRVSRVLGGSVEQVWRAHHDPALMKRWMLGPEGWSMPVCEVATNVGDRYRYEWAANDGSQRFGFEGELLESAPPHRAVTTEQMIGMEGPSTHNELSLVPVQGGTLMSLLITYPSKELRDMILGTGMTTGMEASYARLEREVLAA, from the coding sequence ATGCCGATCACTAGCGTTTCCTCTGATCCCGCGACCCTGACCCTCACCGTTACCGCCGAGTACCCCGTGCCGGTGGAGCGGCTGTGGGACGCGTATGCGGACCCGCGCCAGCTCGAGCGCTTCTGGGGTCCGGAGCAGTGGCCCGCCACCTTCACGCGCCACGACATGGCCGTGGGTGGCCACTCGCACTACTACATGACCGGCCCCGACGGGACGCGTGCGGGGGGTTGGTTTCGCTTCCTTGCGATCGAGCCCCACCGGGTGATCGAGGTCGAAGATGGTTTCTCGGACGACGCGGGTCAGCCCAACGCGGCGATGCCGACCATGAAGATGACCTTCACGTTCGAGCCCACGGCGCAGGGATCGAGATTCATCAGCGTGACACGGTTCCCGAGCGTCGAGGCCATGGAGCAACTCGTGCAGATGGGCATGATGGAGGGGATGCAGTCGGCGATGGGGCAGATCGACGCGGTCCTGGCGGATCTCAAGACCTTCGCGGCGGGCCTGGCGACAGAGGCGCAGCTCCTCAACGACACGCAGGTCCGCGTGAGCCGCGTGCTTGGGGGCAGCGTCGAGCAGGTCTGGCGCGCGCACCACGACCCGGCCCTGATGAAACGGTGGATGCTCGGCCCCGAGGGCTGGTCGATGCCAGTCTGTGAGGTGGCGACGAACGTCGGCGACCGGTATCGCTACGAATGGGCAGCCAACGACGGTTCCCAGCGTTTCGGGTTCGAGGGCGAGCTCCTGGAGTCCGCACCACCCCACCGGGCCGTGACCACCGAGCAGATGATCGGGATGGAGGGCCCCTCCACACACAATGAACTGTCGCTCGTTCCGGTCCAAGGCGGCACGCTCATGAGCCTGCTCATCACGTACCCGAGCAAGGAGCTGCGGGACATGATCCTTGGGACGGGGATGACGACCGGCATGGAAGCGAGCTACGCCAGATTGGAGCGTGAAGTGCTGGCCGCATAG
- the yajC gene encoding preprotein translocase subunit YajC, with protein MTVALPIPLLLQAGVAGPSPVGQLVMFMAIPAIVYFLMIRPQQKERKKHEERLKTLKRGDQVVTAGGVVGEIVHMKESSSDAGPQRTMEDHITIRSGESRLIVERGRIARVLGDAGTSNPAA; from the coding sequence ATGACCGTCGCCCTTCCGATCCCCCTGTTGCTCCAGGCGGGAGTCGCTGGCCCCAGCCCTGTCGGGCAACTCGTGATGTTCATGGCCATCCCGGCCATCGTCTACTTCCTCATGATCCGTCCGCAACAAAAGGAAAGGAAGAAGCATGAGGAACGCCTCAAGACGCTCAAGCGCGGCGACCAGGTGGTCACCGCCGGTGGCGTCGTCGGCGAAATCGTCCACATGAAGGAGTCCAGCTCCGACGCGGGGCCGCAGAGGACCATGGAAGACCACATCACCATTCGCTCCGGAGAGTCCCGCCTCATCGTGGAACGCGGAAGGATCGCTCGCGTCCTCGGTGATGCCGGCACCAGCAATCCCGCCGCATGA